A part of Desulfobacter sp. genomic DNA contains:
- a CDS encoding biopolymer transporter ExbD yields MLNISARRRNKGTLELNIAPLIDMVFILLIFFLVTTSFVKETGIDVTRPTASTATVKPKATILIAVDAQNRVFMDHREIDIRAVRANTERALAENPEGAVVVVADTASSTGTAIQVMDGCRLAGAANVSLAAALPEGQ; encoded by the coding sequence ATGTTAAATATATCGGCAAGACGAAGGAATAAAGGAACCCTGGAGCTGAACATCGCCCCCCTCATTGATATGGTCTTCATCCTTTTAATCTTCTTTCTTGTCACCACCAGTTTTGTCAAGGAAACCGGCATCGACGTGACCCGGCCCACGGCCTCCACGGCCACCGTCAAGCCCAAGGCCACCATCCTCATCGCCGTTGACGCCCAGAACCGGGTCTTCATGGACCACCGGGAAATCGATATCCGGGCGGTGAGGGCCAACACCGAGCGGGCCCTGGCCGAGAATCCCGAAGGGGCGGTGGTGGTGGTGGCGGACACCGCCTCCAGCACGGGCACGGCCATCCAGGTCATGGACGGCTGCCGCCTGGCCGGGGCCGCCAATGTTTCCCTTGCCGCCGCCCTGCCGGAGGGACAATGA
- a CDS encoding energy transducer TonB — translation MKETQAIARLNPGWSAWMAAAAATLALNLALFSVIPNLMAPEEATPTLGPMIPQIQLTRVRRTEPDPVKEKVRPQEKKPEEKRVAKPKIGRPAARPLTLPFEINTRLPGGPGTLVLPQVMSGALTNLNLDTLFSPGDLDQPLTPLSRIPPVYPFKAKRQGIEGWVSVEFTVTEQGRVADIKILSAKPEKIFDASVIQCLTAWRFKPGRVGGEPVKTRVKTRIRFELN, via the coding sequence ATGAAAGAGACCCAGGCCATTGCCCGGCTCAATCCCGGATGGAGTGCCTGGATGGCTGCAGCCGCCGCCACCCTCGCCCTGAACCTGGCGCTGTTTTCTGTGATTCCCAACCTCATGGCCCCGGAAGAGGCAACGCCCACCCTGGGACCCATGATCCCCCAGATCCAGCTCACCCGGGTCCGCCGGACCGAACCGGATCCGGTGAAAGAGAAGGTCCGGCCCCAGGAAAAGAAGCCGGAGGAAAAACGGGTGGCCAAACCCAAAATAGGCCGCCCGGCCGCCCGGCCCCTGACCCTTCCCTTTGAAATAAATACCCGGCTGCCCGGGGGCCCCGGCACCCTGGTCCTGCCCCAGGTCATGTCCGGGGCACTGACCAATCTCAACCTGGACACCCTCTTCTCCCCCGGGGACCTGGACCAGCCCCTGACGCCGCTTTCCAGGATCCCGCCGGTTTACCCCTTCAAGGCCAAGCGCCAGGGTATCGAGGGATGGGTGTCCGTTGAATTCACCGTGACCGAGCAGGGCCGGGTGGCGGATATTAAGATTCTGTCGGCCAAGCCTGAAAAGATATTTGACGCAAGCGTAATCCAATGCCTGACCGCCTGGCGGTTCAAGCCGGGCCGGGTCGGGGGAGAACCGGTAAAAACCCGGGTGAAAACCCGAATCCGTTTTGAACTCAATTGA
- a CDS encoding tetratricopeptide repeat protein, whose translation MGTKFKKGILLAALMLAVPVLIGPANAKQSQAKQAAAGKDNLSIPVRRLLQKVRICMDKEDYSGAVAAIRESQKSKKKDGRLCSHPLVCLALGNSHLLLSDHARAESAYLAALDMDPEFMDARVNLAKVYTDTNQYAKAAKAFFGAYSLSSPKHPDYLYYSAVMHMMDQKTPLAIKHFDTLFAAHKDRVTRQWKENYANALMTAQRWKRAVPLVKDLIAGAQGKEKIKWQETLLQIYLTTNEMKRARDYATALCRQAPTVSKWWKALVHVNLSLGHYDKALDGLIIYGFLTPLSREEQKLFADLSLQLNIPRRAAGLYEALLAGARDRTGKKDKQLLQHLVTALRQTGKGDQALAALDRFAPKTCDPELLILKGDILYEAENYKAANAAYRMAAREKKCPRRGQAWLMAGYAAWQHNDLTASRQAFENAARFKGFRKDALAAIAQMERTKQM comes from the coding sequence ATGGGAACAAAATTTAAAAAAGGCATACTTCTGGCGGCACTCATGCTGGCGGTGCCGGTGCTGATCGGCCCGGCCAATGCCAAGCAGTCCCAGGCCAAGCAGGCCGCTGCCGGAAAAGACAACCTGTCCATCCCGGTCCGCCGCCTGCTCCAGAAGGTGCGCATCTGCATGGACAAAGAGGATTATTCAGGGGCAGTCGCCGCCATCCGGGAATCCCAGAAATCCAAGAAAAAGGACGGGCGCCTCTGCAGCCATCCCCTGGTCTGCCTGGCCCTGGGCAACAGCCATCTTCTGCTCTCCGACCATGCCAGGGCCGAGTCCGCCTACCTGGCCGCCCTGGACATGGATCCCGAATTCATGGACGCCCGGGTCAACCTGGCCAAGGTCTATACCGACACCAACCAGTACGCCAAAGCGGCCAAGGCATTTTTTGGGGCCTATTCTCTGTCTTCACCCAAGCACCCCGACTACCTCTATTATAGTGCGGTCATGCATATGATGGACCAAAAGACCCCATTGGCCATCAAGCACTTTGACACCCTTTTTGCCGCCCACAAGGACCGGGTGACCCGCCAGTGGAAGGAAAACTATGCCAATGCCCTGATGACCGCCCAGCGCTGGAAGCGGGCCGTCCCCCTGGTCAAGGATCTGATCGCCGGGGCCCAGGGCAAGGAAAAGATCAAATGGCAGGAGACCCTGCTCCAGATTTATCTGACCACCAATGAGATGAAAAGGGCCCGGGACTATGCCACCGCCCTCTGCCGCCAGGCCCCCACCGTGTCCAAATGGTGGAAGGCCCTGGTCCATGTAAATTTAAGCCTGGGCCATTATGACAAGGCCCTGGACGGACTGATCATTTACGGATTTTTAACCCCCCTTTCCAGGGAGGAGCAAAAGCTGTTCGCCGACCTGAGCCTGCAGCTCAACATCCCCAGACGGGCGGCCGGGCTGTATGAGGCGCTGCTGGCCGGGGCCCGGGACAGGACCGGTAAAAAAGACAAGCAGCTGCTCCAGCACCTGGTCACGGCCCTGCGACAGACCGGCAAGGGGGATCAGGCCCTGGCCGCCCTGGACCGGTTCGCCCCCAAGACCTGTGACCCGGAACTGCTTATCCTCAAAGGGGATATTCTCTATGAGGCCGAAAATTACAAGGCCGCCAATGCCGCCTACCGTATGGCCGCAAGGGAAAAGAAATGCCCCCGCAGGGGCCAGGCCTGGCTCATGGCAGGCTATGCCGCCTGGCAGCACAACGACCTGACCGCCAGCCGCCAGGCCTTTGAAAATGCGGCAAGGTTCAAGGGGTTCCGCAAGGACGCCCTGGCCGCCATTGCCCAGATGGAAAGGACAAAACAGATGTAA
- a CDS encoding TonB-dependent receptor, with protein MKLLRFTLVFTALLFLLIPPPLPAQESQPDKAADKEQVQELEDMVVEEKAGAPGYTPAPSQTTIELEDITFIGQPNSVIDVFKTQAMVDFRGQSDLDPGVDSVYLNGFSSKHFVTAMDGVTILKSGGRKSSNIVDWAQLPTFLLESVEVLPGPHSALYDAKAIGGVINMKTKAPKARDTRVPELSFTTGYSSYNTFTNTAVISGAVDKFTYDLAYRNYRTDGYLRNTETEINTGFGRLGLLLPNDGYITFSASTSDLQRNAAVNNPGLNQDKTATDVDGSYPEVTNATWDPWQNPTWDTKGTVYRANYAQTLGINKIEAGAYYGKDSRERAYMQLINKKNPALGSEYYSWETKWWQRGGKVKDAIQWADNQTTTIGCDLAQLFDVGAENTKTERVRKAGAFIQHEWGISPSLDLTMGLRYEDVNIWVSNWTGTAYHNSTYGKYVEREFDGILPKTFTTWKMDHIAPWLRDTSLSLGISRIWHAPDYHGDYNPQGRPAGIFLDEEHGMGYDLVLNRRLCRDINLKLGYSFYQIKDFIAYNRTFAKYSDPKNPPADPALMYSDYRINLDEVHRHGINLELGGHLTDELSFYATWAWQRFFNQGDEPAGETELDQRAEHLAAAGLRYALNDKTTLMLDYSFQSDEVTEQSNQISQYVWEFNQVEIPAHSVVDLGVRYQCFEKAGWLRDGVLNLYIKNLMDEDYYDTSAYPATDRTFGFSFSIKI; from the coding sequence ATGAAACTGCTCAGATTCACCCTTGTATTCACCGCCCTGCTCTTTTTACTGATCCCCCCTCCCCTGCCGGCCCAGGAATCCCAACCGGATAAGGCCGCCGATAAGGAACAGGTCCAGGAACTTGAGGATATGGTGGTGGAGGAAAAGGCCGGGGCCCCGGGGTATACGCCCGCCCCATCCCAGACCACCATCGAGCTTGAGGATATCACTTTTATCGGCCAGCCCAATTCGGTGATCGATGTATTTAAAACCCAGGCAATGGTCGATTTCAGGGGCCAGTCAGACCTGGACCCCGGGGTGGACAGCGTCTACCTCAACGGGTTCAGTTCCAAACACTTTGTCACAGCCATGGACGGAGTCACCATCCTCAAAAGCGGGGGGCGCAAATCCAGCAATATAGTGGACTGGGCACAGCTGCCCACCTTTCTGCTGGAATCTGTGGAGGTGCTGCCCGGCCCACATTCGGCCCTCTACGACGCCAAAGCCATCGGCGGCGTCATCAACATGAAGACCAAGGCGCCCAAGGCCCGGGACACCCGGGTGCCGGAGCTTTCTTTCACCACGGGGTATTCCTCTTATAACACCTTTACCAATACGGCCGTAATTTCCGGGGCCGTGGACAAATTCACCTATGACCTGGCCTACCGGAATTACCGGACCGACGGCTACCTTCGCAACACGGAAACAGAAATAAACACGGGGTTCGGGCGACTGGGCCTGCTGCTGCCCAACGACGGGTATATCACCTTCTCCGCCTCAACATCGGACCTCCAGCGGAACGCTGCGGTGAACAACCCGGGGCTGAACCAGGACAAAACCGCCACCGACGTTGACGGCTCTTATCCAGAGGTTACAAACGCAACCTGGGATCCCTGGCAAAACCCCACCTGGGATACCAAAGGCACGGTCTACCGGGCCAACTACGCCCAGACTCTGGGAATCAACAAAATTGAAGCCGGTGCCTATTACGGCAAGGACTCCCGGGAACGGGCCTATATGCAGCTGATAAACAAAAAGAATCCCGCACTGGGTTCCGAGTACTATTCCTGGGAGACCAAATGGTGGCAGCGGGGCGGCAAGGTCAAAGACGCAATTCAATGGGCCGACAACCAGACCACCACCATCGGCTGCGACCTGGCCCAGCTCTTCGATGTGGGCGCGGAAAACACCAAAACCGAACGGGTCCGCAAGGCAGGGGCCTTTATCCAGCATGAATGGGGGATCTCCCCATCTCTGGACCTCACCATGGGCCTGAGGTACGAGGATGTAAACATCTGGGTGAGCAATTGGACCGGCACCGCCTACCATAACAGCACCTACGGCAAATACGTGGAACGGGAGTTCGACGGCATCCTCCCCAAAACCTTTACCACCTGGAAGATGGACCACATCGCCCCCTGGCTGAGAGACACCTCCCTGTCTTTGGGGATCAGCCGGATCTGGCACGCCCCGGACTACCACGGGGACTACAACCCCCAGGGCCGGCCCGCCGGCATCTTCCTGGATGAAGAGCACGGCATGGGCTACGACCTTGTTTTAAACCGGCGGCTCTGCCGGGACATCAACCTTAAACTGGGATACTCTTTCTACCAGATCAAGGACTTCATCGCCTATAACCGGACTTTTGCAAAATATTCCGACCCCAAAAATCCGCCGGCTGACCCCGCCCTTATGTACAGCGACTATCGGATCAACCTGGACGAGGTCCACCGCCACGGCATCAACCTGGAACTGGGTGGCCATCTCACCGACGAGCTATCATTCTACGCCACCTGGGCCTGGCAGCGCTTCTTCAACCAGGGGGACGAGCCGGCAGGGGAGACCGAACTGGACCAGCGGGCCGAGCACCTGGCCGCCGCCGGCCTGAGATACGCCTTGAACGATAAGACCACCCTGATGCTGGATTATTCCTTCCAGAGTGATGAAGTCACCGAACAATCCAATCAGATTTCCCAATATGTCTGGGAATTCAACCAGGTGGAAATTCCGGCCCACTCCGTGGTGGACCTCGGGGTTAGGTACCAATGCTTTGAAAAGGCCGGCTGGCTCAGGGACGGGGTGCTCAACCTCTATATCAAAAACCTGATGGACGAGGACTACTATGACACCTCCGCTTACCCGGCCACGGACCGGACATTCGGATTTTCTTTCAGCATTAAGATATAA
- a CDS encoding class I SAM-dependent methyltransferase: protein MTLAIKEERFWNDAWQSAASQSKAAKGKNPVKRWDKMAKDFAQRTSGEKASARREQTIALLLEKGILTPEARVLDIGAGPGSWALPLSRHCGHVTALEPSTGMTQIMGRRIKEEGVENITIDQRTWQEVDISESGWEKAFDLVFASMTPGIDGPVSLKKMVAASRGYCYMSAFSGPGMHQQFAPLWEKFFGTPMPDKPNDIIYPFNLLYAMGFRPDLHFSWWNREINWDRDHTIRHFTSFFETHMEITEAARAQIADYVDTLCPAGEYRPAKPVCRGAMIWSVNPGGGNDI from the coding sequence ATGACCCTTGCAATCAAGGAAGAACGCTTCTGGAACGATGCCTGGCAAAGTGCTGCCAGCCAATCCAAGGCTGCCAAAGGTAAAAACCCGGTGAAACGCTGGGACAAAATGGCCAAGGACTTTGCCCAGCGCACCAGCGGGGAAAAAGCCTCGGCAAGGCGGGAACAGACCATCGCCCTCCTGCTGGAAAAAGGAATCCTCACCCCTGAGGCCCGGGTGCTGGACATCGGCGCCGGCCCCGGCTCCTGGGCCCTGCCCCTATCCAGGCACTGCGGCCATGTCACCGCCCTGGAACCCTCAACCGGGATGACCCAGATCATGGGCCGGCGGATAAAGGAGGAGGGGGTGGAGAATATCACCATTGACCAGCGGACCTGGCAGGAGGTGGATATTTCCGAAAGCGGATGGGAAAAGGCCTTTGACCTGGTGTTCGCCTCCATGACCCCGGGCATTGACGGCCCGGTGTCCCTGAAAAAGATGGTGGCCGCCTCCAGGGGCTATTGCTATATGAGCGCCTTTTCCGGGCCGGGTATGCACCAGCAGTTCGCCCCCCTCTGGGAAAAATTCTTCGGCACCCCCATGCCGGACAAGCCCAACGACATCATCTACCCATTCAACCTCCTCTACGCCATGGGGTTCCGCCCGGATCTGCACTTTTCCTGGTGGAACCGGGAGATCAACTGGGACCGGGACCATACCATCCGGCACTTCACCAGCTTCTTTGAAACCCATATGGAGATCACCGAAGCGGCCCGGGCCCAGATTGCCGATTATGTGGACACCCTCTGCCCTGCCGGGGAATACCGGCCGGCCAAACCGGTGTGCCGGGGGGCAATGATCTGGTCCGTCAACCCGGGAGGGGGCAATGATATTTAA
- a CDS encoding diguanylate phosphodiesterase — translation MIFKALSKTGCLVLLSLVLLALAPGCSRSPDQAPDQTTDQNREQDQNQATASLEGRVEVIRLSGGDYGYPSPYAHYPRGPGGYKMCLIFDSLLERGEKGLIPWLAEDWQVSDRGKACIFTIRQGVVWHDGRPFTCEDVAFSLDYAARHPMTWSYVFGAIQNIEILPENKVKVTLREADATMLDLLGKTRILPKHIWEKVDTPKTFTGPNAVIGTGPYRLTGYSREHGTYRFEAFDRFWGPRPRVGRIEFLPVSEPILAYEKGEIDLVRLSPDLLPRYEKNPDHRIVKSPGFWGYRLLFNMAEKGPLQTKAVRQAFAHAIDREELVAKIARGAAIPGQAGILPPDHIMADPSVKEYKVNPQKAARLLESAGYPALDFDLLCSGREVRMAEIIKQRLGAVGVTLNIISVDGKTRDSRVRNRRFTLAIIGHGGWGGDPNYLYAHCTNSFSSSTSPLASGGTGTASPAFAALLKAQCLETDPEKRRRLIYQIQHLAAEEVPEIPLYYTTAYNLFRPDKYDGWLFMFDHHSLEHSKLSYLDWKGEI, via the coding sequence ATGATATTTAAGGCGCTTTCAAAAACCGGCTGCCTGGTTCTCCTCTCCCTGGTCCTTCTGGCCCTGGCGCCGGGCTGTTCCCGCTCCCCTGATCAGGCCCCGGATCAAACCACGGATCAAAACCGGGAACAGGACCAGAACCAGGCAACCGCTTCCCTGGAGGGCCGGGTGGAAGTCATCCGGCTCTCCGGCGGGGATTATGGCTATCCCAGCCCCTATGCCCACTATCCCAGGGGGCCCGGGGGATACAAGATGTGCCTGATTTTCGACAGCCTTCTGGAGCGGGGGGAAAAGGGACTGATCCCCTGGCTGGCAGAAGACTGGCAGGTTTCAGACAGGGGAAAGGCCTGCATCTTCACCATCCGCCAGGGGGTGGTCTGGCATGACGGCCGGCCCTTTACCTGTGAAGATGTGGCCTTTTCCCTGGACTATGCCGCCCGCCACCCCATGACCTGGTCCTATGTGTTCGGCGCCATCCAAAATATAGAGATCCTGCCCGAAAACAAGGTCAAGGTCACCCTGAGGGAGGCCGACGCCACCATGCTGGACCTTCTGGGCAAAACCCGGATCCTTCCCAAACATATCTGGGAAAAGGTGGACACCCCCAAAACCTTTACCGGCCCCAATGCTGTCATCGGCACGGGCCCCTACAGGCTCACGGGCTACAGCCGGGAGCACGGCACCTACCGGTTCGAGGCCTTTGACCGGTTCTGGGGCCCCCGCCCCCGGGTGGGGCGCATCGAATTCCTGCCGGTGAGCGAACCGATCCTGGCCTATGAAAAGGGGGAAATCGACCTGGTACGGCTCTCCCCGGACCTGCTGCCCCGGTATGAAAAAAATCCGGACCATCGGATCGTGAAAAGCCCGGGGTTCTGGGGATACCGCCTGCTTTTCAATATGGCTGAAAAAGGGCCCCTCCAGACCAAAGCGGTGAGGCAGGCCTTTGCCCATGCCATTGACCGGGAAGAGCTGGTGGCCAAGATCGCCCGGGGGGCGGCCATCCCCGGTCAGGCCGGCATCCTCCCCCCGGACCATATCATGGCGGATCCAAGTGTAAAAGAGTACAAGGTCAACCCCCAAAAGGCGGCCCGGCTGCTAGAATCGGCCGGTTATCCGGCGCTTGACTTTGATCTGCTCTGCTCCGGCCGGGAGGTGCGCATGGCGGAAATCATCAAGCAGCGCCTGGGGGCAGTGGGCGTCACCCTGAACATCATCAGCGTGGACGGCAAGACCCGGGACAGCCGGGTCCGGAACCGCCGGTTCACCCTGGCCATCATCGGCCACGGGGGATGGGGCGGCGACCCGAACTATCTCTATGCCCACTGCACCAACAGCTTTTCCAGCTCAACCTCCCCCTTGGCCTCAGGGGGAACCGGTACGGCGTCACCGGCCTTTGCGGCCCTTTTAAAAGCGCAGTGCCTGGAAACCGATCCGGAGAAACGGCGCCGCCTGATTTACCAAATCCAGCACCTGGCCGCAGAAGAGGTGCCGGAGATTCCGCTCTACTACACCACCGCCTACAATCTCTTCCGGCCGGACAAATACGATGGGTGGCTCTTTATGTTCGACCACCACAGTCTGGAACACTCCAAACTCTCCTACCTGGACTGGAAAGGAGAAATATAG
- a CDS encoding ABC transporter permease produces MGRAVSQGQGRAGKTASYLATVWVIITLNFLLPRLMPGDPFIFLSGEEGEDLPQITEAQRAYYMDYFGFDAPLHVQYGRYLCRLAAGDLGQSVYYNAKVSALLADRLPWTLAMVLMAVFFSTLLGTLLGMIAAARRHQWADRALFIGLILVSEIPAFLIGLVLLFVFAAGLNLFPLSGGMTHFADDMSWGQRAADICRHAALPVATLTLARLGGIFLLARNSLITVMAREYLVTARAKGLSRARIFFRHALRNAMLPIVTRVFMGLGGLVGGAILVENVYNYPGLGKLMREAVAHQDYPLIQGIFLLVTLAVLTANFTADLAMQRLDPRIGRAGMAVQP; encoded by the coding sequence ATGGGCCGGGCAGTTTCGCAGGGCCAGGGCCGGGCCGGAAAAACGGCCTCCTACCTGGCAACGGTGTGGGTGATCATCACCCTGAACTTTCTTCTGCCCCGGCTCATGCCCGGCGACCCCTTTATCTTTCTCTCCGGGGAGGAGGGCGAGGACCTGCCCCAAATCACCGAGGCCCAGAGGGCCTATTACATGGACTATTTCGGATTTGACGCTCCCCTGCACGTCCAGTACGGCCGCTACCTTTGCCGGCTGGCCGCAGGGGACCTGGGCCAGTCGGTCTATTATAACGCCAAGGTGTCGGCCCTGCTGGCCGACCGGCTGCCCTGGACCCTTGCCATGGTCCTCATGGCCGTTTTCTTTTCCACCCTCCTGGGCACCCTCCTGGGAATGATCGCCGCGGCCCGGCGCCACCAATGGGCGGACCGCGCGCTGTTCATAGGACTCATCCTGGTGTCCGAAATCCCCGCCTTTCTTATCGGCCTGGTTCTGCTCTTTGTCTTTGCCGCCGGCCTCAACCTATTCCCCCTCTCCGGGGGCATGACCCATTTTGCCGACGACATGTCATGGGGCCAAAGAGCCGCCGATATCTGCCGCCATGCCGCCCTGCCCGTGGCCACTCTCACCCTGGCCCGGCTGGGCGGCATCTTCCTTTTGGCCCGGAACAGTTTGATAACGGTCATGGCCCGGGAATACCTGGTCACGGCCCGGGCCAAGGGGCTCTCCAGGGCCCGCATCTTTTTCCGCCATGCCCTGCGCAACGCCATGCTGCCCATCGTCACCCGGGTCTTCATGGGGCTGGGGGGCCTCGTGGGCGGCGCCATCCTGGTGGAAAACGTCTATAACTACCCGGGCCTGGGTAAACTGATGCGGGAGGCGGTGGCCCACCAGGACTACCCGCTGATCCAGGGCATTTTCCTCCTGGTCACCCTGGCCGTGCTCACGGCTAATTTCACGGCCGACCTGGCCATGCAGCGGCTGGATCCCCGCATCGGCCGGGCAGGTATGGCGGTACAACCATGA
- a CDS encoding ABC transporter permease produces MKGQAIKQLFSKMTGSGRAGLAILLIIILVALSAPLICGHSHQEISGPALIPPGRDHILGTDELGVDLWAQLCHGARISLVIGLGTALAAGLGGGIAGILAGYAGGRTDMVIMRLVDIILVLPDLPMMIVLAAFFGPSLGTIVLVLSCFSWVHTARIVRSKVMYLKKRQYIQAAELNGAGPLYLIRRHLLPEVFPLAAVSMIRLAGRAVMAEAGLSFLGLGDPASRSWGLILHHATSFPSIYYTRFWQWWLVFPWLALTLMVVSLALVSRDMERIADPRLGKRMP; encoded by the coding sequence ATGAAAGGGCAGGCAATTAAACAATTATTTTCAAAAATGACCGGCTCCGGCAGGGCGGGGCTGGCGATCCTCCTGATCATCATCCTGGTGGCCCTGTCAGCCCCCCTCATCTGTGGCCATTCCCACCAGGAAATATCGGGCCCGGCCCTCATTCCCCCGGGCCGAGACCATATTCTGGGGACGGACGAACTGGGGGTGGACCTCTGGGCCCAGCTCTGCCACGGCGCCCGGATCAGCCTGGTCATCGGTCTCGGCACTGCCCTGGCCGCGGGGCTGGGGGGAGGCATTGCCGGCATCCTGGCCGGATATGCCGGTGGGCGGACAGATATGGTCATCATGCGGCTGGTGGATATCATCCTGGTGCTGCCCGACCTGCCCATGATGATCGTGCTGGCCGCCTTTTTCGGCCCCAGCCTTGGAACCATTGTCCTGGTCCTCTCCTGTTTTTCCTGGGTCCACACGGCAAGGATCGTCCGGTCCAAGGTGATGTATCTGAAAAAACGGCAGTATATCCAAGCCGCTGAACTCAACGGGGCAGGCCCCCTCTACCTGATCCGCCGCCACCTGCTGCCCGAGGTCTTCCCCCTGGCCGCCGTAAGCATGATCCGGCTGGCCGGACGGGCCGTCATGGCCGAAGCCGGGCTCTCCTTTCTGGGCCTGGGCGACCCGGCCTCCAGGTCCTGGGGCCTGATCCTCCACCACGCCACCAGTTTCCCCTCCATCTACTACACCCGTTTCTGGCAGTGGTGGCTGGTTTTTCCCTGGCTGGCCCTGACCCTGATGGTGGTTTCCCTGGCCCTGGTCAGCCGGGATATGGAAAGAATCGCAGATCCCCGCCTGGGGAAAAGGATGCCATGA
- a CDS encoding ABC transporter ATP-binding protein produces MRQNNNALLEIKNLCLEYRNDELKTTALDGVNLTLEPGQRLGLIGESGCGKTSLAMAVMGLLNKVSLSGSIRFNGKELLGLGEKKMSTLRWNRMAMVFQNSQEVFNPVITVGEQVGEALCRHLDMDRAGAAHRVEALFNQVGLDPAWRKAYAHQLSGGMRQRVLIAMALACEPDLLIVDEPFTALDADSRRAMADLIATLQKRLGFAMLLISHSMPAIAELTEKTITLYAGQVLEAAPTADLLAEPFHPYTRGLINACPEFFGYKDLWGIPGLPPAPGTSAGCPFFPRCVQHGPDCPTKRPALVPAGKGRRVACHKGGIATLLSASGLEKTYFLNGRPIKAVQNARVRVKTGEVVVLVGPSGSGKSTLAHLLVDLEHPEKGEIIFKGRPLAGQRPTAMMGGMQLVFQDPAQAVSPRLNVLEAVKEPLDILGWKGKEQREQRAVSALEWVHLAQTPEFLRQPCHALSGGQRQRLSVARALVTEPVLLIADEITAMLDPSAQAVLLRMLKGLQHERGFSMLFITHDLHLARKIADRAYILDGGRVTARGAGFDIFESSETPASGHILPGSPVPVESPLSPPSNGALNPTFT; encoded by the coding sequence ATGCGCCAGAACAACAACGCACTTCTGGAAATAAAAAATCTTTGCCTTGAATACCGGAATGATGAATTGAAAACCACGGCTTTGGACGGGGTGAACCTGACCCTGGAACCCGGGCAGCGCCTGGGCCTGATCGGGGAGTCCGGCTGCGGCAAAACCAGCCTGGCCATGGCCGTCATGGGCCTTTTAAACAAGGTATCCCTTTCCGGCAGTATCCGGTTCAACGGAAAGGAACTGCTGGGCCTGGGAGAAAAAAAAATGTCAACACTGCGCTGGAACCGCATGGCCATGGTTTTCCAGAACAGCCAGGAAGTGTTCAACCCGGTGATCACCGTGGGCGAACAGGTGGGGGAGGCCCTGTGCAGGCACCTGGACATGGACAGGGCTGGGGCAGCACATCGGGTTGAAGCTCTCTTTAACCAGGTGGGACTGGACCCGGCATGGCGAAAGGCCTATGCCCACCAGCTTTCCGGGGGGATGCGCCAGCGGGTGCTCATTGCCATGGCCCTGGCCTGCGAACCGGACCTGCTCATTGTGGACGAACCCTTCACCGCCCTGGATGCGGACAGCCGACGGGCCATGGCCGACCTCATCGCTACCCTGCAGAAACGATTGGGATTCGCCATGCTCCTGATCTCCCACAGCATGCCGGCCATTGCCGAACTGACAGAAAAAACCATCACCCTATACGCGGGCCAGGTCCTTGAAGCGGCGCCGACCGCCGACTTACTGGCCGAGCCCTTCCACCCCTATACCCGGGGCCTGATCAATGCCTGCCCCGAATTCTTCGGATACAAGGATTTATGGGGAATCCCCGGCCTTCCCCCTGCCCCCGGCACTTCTGCCGGCTGTCCTTTTTTTCCCAGGTGCGTCCAGCACGGCCCGGACTGCCCGACCAAACGCCCCGCCCTTGTACCGGCGGGGAAAGGCCGCCGGGTGGCCTGCCATAAAGGCGGAATTGCCACCCTGCTTTCAGCCAGTGGCCTCGAAAAAACCTATTTCCTGAACGGGCGTCCCATCAAGGCGGTGCAAAATGCCAGGGTCAGAGTAAAGACCGGAGAGGTGGTGGTCCTGGTGGGCCCTTCCGGCTCAGGCAAATCCACCCTGGCCCACCTGCTGGTGGACCTGGAGCATCCGGAGAAAGGAGAAATCATTTTCAAGGGACGTCCCCTGGCGGGACAACGTCCCACAGCGATGATGGGGGGCATGCAGCTGGTTTTTCAGGATCCCGCCCAGGCCGTCAGCCCCCGGCTCAATGTCCTGGAAGCGGTGAAAGAGCCCCTGGACATCCTTGGGTGGAAAGGCAAAGAGCAGCGGGAACAACGGGCGGTTTCTGCCCTGGAATGGGTACACCTGGCACAGACCCCCGAATTCTTGCGGCAGCCCTGCCATGCCCTGAGCGGCGGCCAGCGCCAGCGGCTCTCCGTGGCCCGGGCCCTGGTCACCGAGCCCGTCCTCCTCATTGCCGACGAAATCACCGCCATGCTGGACCCCTCGGCCCAGGCCGTGCTCCTGCGGATGCTCAAGGGGCTTCAGCATGAAAGGGGCTTTTCCATGCTATTTATCACCCATGACCTCCATCTGGCCCGGAAAATCGCAGACCGGGCCTATATCCTGGATGGCGGCCGGGTGACAGCCCGGGGCGCCGGGTTTGATATATTTGAATCCAGTGAAACACCGGCATCCGGGCATATACTTCCGGGCTCCCCTGTTCCGGTGGAGTCCCCATTATCGCCCCCTTCCAACGGGGCGCTCAACCCAACATTCACATGA